In Cervus elaphus chromosome 31, mCerEla1.1, whole genome shotgun sequence, one DNA window encodes the following:
- the LOC122687599 gene encoding keratin-associated protein 19-5-like yields the protein MCHCSNYYGGLGFGYGGFDSLGFGRGCGCGSFRRLGFGSGFGGYGCGSGFGSFGYGYNRCPSFFGGYGLSSFY from the coding sequence ATGTGCCATTGCAGCAACTACTATGGAGGCCTGGGCTTCGGCTATGGAGGCTTTGACAGCCTGGGCTTCGGCCGTGGCTGTGGATGTGGCAGCTTCCGCAGGCTGGGCTTTGGCTCTGGCTTTGGAGGCTACGGATGTGGCTCTGGATTTGGAAGCTTTGGATATGGCTACAATCGCTGCCCATCCTTCTTTGGAGGATATGGACTCTCTAGCTTCTACTGA